Genomic window (Rosa chinensis cultivar Old Blush chromosome 6, RchiOBHm-V2, whole genome shotgun sequence):
ATTAGAACAGGAAACTTCGAATATACAAGTGCAACTATAGTACTAAAATATAGCAGTCTAGTCAAATAAAGGAGAGCTCAAAACAAAAATCAGTCTCCTTGATTTTCCTGCACCAACAAATCGCTAAACTGCTCAAGTTTCCAATAAAACACCAACTTCAATACACAGCTCCACTGGATTAAATAGAACGCAATAGAATTATAGGTTAACTAAAACCATTAGACTGAGCTTCCACCTTCAGTTTCGATGTGGACAAGAGAAGTATCcaaccattgtatgatgatcAAATATTGCATATTCAACCATTGTAAGATGATCAAATACTTGCAAAAGTGGCCAACTAATGGCATCTAATGCCTATATTTGTGTTAAACTGCCTACATCTTCTAGCATTCATATGCAGCATGTCCTAACCTATGTAAAGGAATACTTAAGTCACAAAATAGTCTGCAACTCATTGGCTAATGTACAAAACACGAATCATAACTCCTAGCATGAAAAAGACAGCACAGCACAGAAATAAAAAGCAAGATCCATACCTGGAAAGTATGTAATTTTGTTTAATCTGGCTACCTGAAAAGACAACATCAAACTCTTAAAatatatttaatacataccAAGCTGAACCAAAACCATAGAAGTGAGACTGTTACACCCCGTAtccaattacttttttttttctgagtcTAAAGTAATTATTATATGTTTTACCATCtttgatttcagtttttatCAATTAAGGGGTTggtagaagttgactttttatgggttaacaatttgagaaattttccttCACGTAAGTTGTAGGggatgttaaaccgagtccgtggacatgtggtacacttaaatcagagttcatatgtgaaagttttagcttaaaatgtggaagttactgttcatggcaataaaaatatatatatggaaagttgccactgtaggtttccattttcggaaacccacagtaactctctctctcctctcccccgactttTCTTCCTTCCCTTTTCgggttcttcttcctcccttcgaTTCCACgtcttccggccaccaaccaGCCACCACAGGAGCGCCTCCCTCCTCTCTGCACCCTAGTGGCCTTAGATTGTGGCGATTTGGCCGAGGAACCTTGGATCGAAGCAAAGTTCTTCATAGCTGCAGTTTGGGGTTTTCGTcggtttccggcgattccggccgtctccggccaccaaaccggcgtcgaaggtgggGTTTTCGTCAAGGATAATTTTTCCCCTAGTCTCAAGTCACGATTTGTAGTGTGGAGGGAAAATCGAgcaaaacccgatcctagggttttgaattttctggaaatttttcaccggccgaATTGGAgcttttcaaggtaaaattggaatgtgttgtagttgagaaaattgttgggtctgttgtgatgttcctgttgccggaatttggtggctATCGGAGGTAGTGgatggcgcgtggtggcgcgtagagctgcgttttatttactgttttggctccataaatcctttaatgattgtagaattttatacatgaagtttggtggaaattggaggaattaaGAATTGAGCATGAATTGttgtgaattcgatcgccgaatttctttcgaattcactttagaatatatatatcgatgaatgaatattatTAGAGAATTACGGATGGATTTgatgtgaattaaggagttggattttgaagggggacgttctgaatttcaatttctaattatcgtaaagttaatttccgtcctgtaaatatatttttacgagtgctattcgtacaggacgagaggagtctttgtatgaggaaaataccgagcgacgtcaggattgacacttttattttcaaagaatgatgcatgcatttatttatttgtttctgagatgataatttgtttatcgtattactttctcgagcatatggttattttcggaaatggttttggatatttgattatttgaagattttatggcgtgcggggtcacgtcattggaatatgtttattttctcttatttatttttgaatttgagtttatcttggcgtgtgggacacatCATGGGAATTTTTTTGCGAGATcagttggggaagccttatgtatttatgattctactgtggttttcggattttcttttgccatatttgggtgacttatcattgctagctttgatcttccgcctttgtggcgaggtgatgggatcaccgaagccctccacctttgtggcgctggttactgtctctgtgacagtaattctgaagcccagtatcctatcgctaaaCTTAGTggtgtaagggtatattacgggagtaatgggagtacttttgcctgggaggctatcacctgagcctgggaggctcacttgtatggctatcgtcttcccctactcactttactatttttgactagcggggctagttcgatttccctttaaccagcggggctggtcctattttcttgagtatcggagtttcaatcttttcatttagtttgtgactagcggggctagtcggtttttctagTACAGAACTTCTCTTGgtttgttttccttaaacattgcatgcatcgggagtttatagagaaataaatggggaaagtattaaattccttttttttaaaattgtttgtttttgtccactcacgctaacgtgttttcagtacttttcccctgggcccttcggtttcaaatgcccagtttacataattgctgctcggcgttcaggagtgagccatagtgaccgcattcGCTTCCGTCATCACATTtcgtaggttacctgtttaacctattgtactctatgttaatttacgttcctagaattgctctgattactatgggattcatgacccagacttgtaatgaattatatttgaggtctacgacctaactttgtGAATTGTGGTATCTtaaatcttggagtttcttagacttgaagtatttgatatactattattatttttgagtttgagttggttgaattatgggagcagggtggctccaggagtatgtggttggattttttttggaagtgaaatttgttttccacaggtttttgggttgtccatttttaagtgagtttatgccgaaatttttggtaaaccttctttaaaagtgggtcccgcagggccactttggatttcagggtggaatccggggcgagCCTTGTCAGAGACAGGGAGCCAAGATAACTAGCACTCTATAAAAAGTATAGTGAAACAAACCAACCAATTCATATGAACAGGTGGGGTGATCAACTCTTCACTCATTGCAGCAGTGCTAAATCAACTGACACTTCTCCTTGAAGATCACATCAGAAACAATTTCATTATTAGAAATATGTCGTGGCTAAAAACGTTTATTATCAGGGGCTATCAAGAACACCCTAAAAATGCATTGCTGCTTGCATAAAGAAATCCTGTTCTCATTCTCGCCTAACTCAATACCTAGAAAACATACTCTAGAGGTAGTTCTCTAGTTTTATTGACATAAGGAAATAGAATGAGATGCCTGCTAGATTGCTACTAGGTACAAGTACTGAAAACTATTAAGTTCTGTTGAATCAGATGCAATGGTTGTAATTGCAATTCAATTTTGCACCAATTACTAAATATAAACCCAAATAAGTTTTATATACTAAACAACAGAGCAATGAACAAATACTAAAAAgaacatataaatatattagactataaaaaaaaaaaaaagaagactcaCCATGTGCTCCCAAATTACTACTACATCATTCGGAAATATCTAtttaacacacacatatatatttagcTGTGTGGAAGCTATTCAATAAACCCAAATTAGCAACTGGAAAGAACACCAGTTAAGGTCAAGATCACTTACCGGAAATGTAGGCTAAGCACCCCCTCGAATCCCCACCAACCTTCTCAGCCTAAGACAATTATATGAATTCCATGAGTACTTACCTCCCAGAATTCATCACTAGAATACCCAAATTTGGATTTCGTTGAAAGACCTTAAAATGATGGCAATTCCATAAATCCAAACCTAGAATTACTCGAATGCGTCTAAAAATACACAATGAAGACTTACTAAGGGGATTACAGCACGAATTTACCTTGGGCATCCAAGCTTGAAGTTCCTCTTCTTTCCCCCAATTTGCTGAATCTACCTTCTGTATCTATCAAAACCCCACACTGAAATCAGAAAAACACGACCCCAGCAAACCCTCCTACCTAGTAGCTAAATACCAAAAATCCCTTAaacaaaccttttttttttccagttgtTACAGGAACATCAGCTCTTCTTTTGTTCTTCTCAAATTCACCAGTAAGATGTCTCTTCACAAAGGTTGTTTTCCCTGTATTGACGGATATCTTTAGTTCAGAAAGACCCACCAGCAAAACTTAAAATATATGATACAAGTAAACAAGatataaaatgaatttagagcAAATGGCAAAagtcaaaagaaaaggaaatacaAACAGCGGCAGCAAAACCCAAATAACAATAACATAATATCATTATTACAAATTTATAAAACTTGGGAGAATTGGACATTAGACAGATGCATGATTTGTTCAAACTGAACTCATCAATGGACAAAGGTTTCAATCTTacctttcaatatatatataaaggtagCAAAGTTCTAGAGTCCTTAGCATCAATTTCATATATACAAGTCCCACCAATTAAATCATAAAAAAGAATCTACTTGTTTTAAAGTTCATTTTCATTGCTTCTGTTATAGTCATCAAACAACACTAAACACCCCTTCACTCAAGTATATGAAGCTCAAATCTGCCTCCCAAATGCTCAAATCAAAGGCATCAAtttatcaacaaaaaaaaaacactttaaTAGTGTTTCTCTAACAGATATTCAAAAACAAAGCTCTATTTGTCTCATTTCAGCTCACAAAACAACCAATTCACCAAGCAAAGCAAAATGAAAAAATTTCACCGATAACAAACAGATCACGAACGAAACTAAATCCAGAGTAAAGAGACGAACCTGTTCCACCATCACCAACGATTACGAGCTTGAAGCTCGGGTACTCCACGGTCTGCTGATTCGGCAAAGCCTACAAAtgcaacaaaaaattatcaaaaaaaatcaataaaaaaatctGTTTTTTTAGCTACCAAACGAAGATCAAAATCggcgaagaaaaaaaaaaaaacctgagaCTTACCATTTGAGTTTTTGAGGTCAAAAAGCAGTAGTGCGAGTGGCGCTGAGAACTGAAAATGAAAGAGGGAACGATGCGAGATTTGTCAAGGGTTTATATAGCAGGAGCGTTTCAACAGAGGCAGTAGAGGGAGCAGAGGCGGAGGAAGAGCTGGCCGGTGTAGAGAAGAGGGAAGGTGGGGGCGATCCGAACCGGCTGCTGGCTTTCATCGGAGAAGATacaggaggagagagaaaaccatgGGTATCCAGACGGCGTGTTCTGTCGAGGAAGGAGGTTACACAGGATTTGGGTTAGTGGTAAGTGGTGGAGACCAGTTGTGTTGCAGGGTTTCATTTTCGATCTGGTTTGTGGATCTGTGGTTAGATCCAATCGGATTGCGGCTCAAATCCATTGGAGATTGGGGTTTCAGATCTTGCAGCAGGCGATCCCTTGATGGTGGGTTGGAGGAGGGTGGCGGTGGGTGTCCCGGATCTGGTATTGATCTTCATGGATTGGGGGGTCATGTTTTGGGGTTGGGAAGGaatcagagagaaagagaaagaggcaACGCTACAAATGGGGAAACtgatagagagagagtgagagttaaATGTGAGAGGAATGAATCATACGACGGAAGACATTCGCAGTAGCAAAACCAAGTGATTTTAGCGACGGCATCATTTTGCTGACGCAAACCTATTATACTTTTGCGACTACATGCTTTGCCGTAGAAAATATAGGAGCTTTGGCGACGGCAATTGAGTACCGACGCTAACCATGTGTAGCATATATGCTACGGCTCTCCTTTGCTGTCGCaaactaatttttatttttgcaaCACCTTGTTTCCCATAGCAAATCTATGACCAATAGCGACGGCATTTTTGTGTCGACGCTAACTGCGGTGGCCATTGCAATTATTTTTTGTAGtgtggggcacaattgcatataTAAGTAATTTGTGATTCAACACTTtgtgccaacgcgacgccattggatttgtataaaagatatcttttgatacttgagatatacgattgatatgggcttattctattcctacagagagatgatggatttggacccatcacacagAAGGAATGCCGcaaacactggcctgcgtcctctatccccatcccaaatcAACATTAGTGTTtttgaaggttttgttgatgttaGGTATCtatctgacccacacaaaggtttTGCTAATGTTAGGTATCTCTCTGGTTAAGTGCttaccatgggtaagaccgtgaTAGCTTGGAGGTCAACAGAACAGACCCTTGTCGCTATATCTTctaaccatgcagagattattgcttttcaagaagtagttcgtgaatgtatatgaattggatccataattacgcatgtttgaagtAATTGTGGTATGAAGTCTACcgcaag
Coding sequences:
- the LOC112169187 gene encoding GTP-binding nuclear protein Ran-B1-like; this translates as MALPNQQTVEYPSFKLVIVGDGGTGKTTFVKRHLTGEFEKNKRRADVPVTTGKKKDTEGRFSKLGERRGTSSLDAQG